GGCAGGGAAAGGTGTACTGGTCGTGCTGAATGATGAGATTCACACAGCACAGAACGTCACAAAAACACATAGCAGCAATGTCTCGACATTCCAGAGCCCACAGTACGGCCCGATCGGCATCGTGACAAAAAATGCGGTCCGGTTCCATCACAGCCCAATGCGCCAGGAATATTACAACGTTGAAGCGATTACAAAAAAGGTCATGCTGCTAAAAGTGTTCGCCGGCATGGATGGCGATATTGTCGATTCAGCGATCGACCTGGCATACGATGGAATTGTCCTGGAAGGCCTGGGTCAAGGAAATGTTCCGCCGGCCCTTTTGCCGGCAGTGCGGCGGGCGATCAGTCATGATATTCCCGTCGTTCTTGTTTCCCGCTGTTTTAATGGCATCGCCCAAGCCGTTTACGCATACCCCGGCGGCGGGCGCATGCTTCAGGAAGAAGGCGTCATCGTCGCTCATGGTCTCAGCGGCCAGAAAGCCAGGCTAAAGCTGCTGATCGGGCTGTGCAACGGCTCAGACATCCGTCGCATCTTTTCCTGAACGGAAGATGGCGCCGGGATTTGAAATTGATAAACACCAAAAGAAGCTGTCCTAAAAGGTCATGAAAAATGACTTTGCGGGACAGCCTTTTTTTATTCAAAAGAAGTAGCTGAGTCTCAGTCTGGCGGACACTTCCTCTGGTTACTTTCGAAAAAAGCGGGCTTCAAAAAAACAGGGAGAGAAAACCGATTGGTTATTCTCTCCCTGTTTTTAATTTAGGAGGCTTTTTGGACAGCTCCTTTTACTAACTTTCATTCAGATTCCTCTTTCTAGCTATTGCGTCTGCAATTTGGCCACCATGGAATCTGCCATTTTCGATGAAAATTTCGTTTGCGTTATTTCCGGCTGCAATCACACCGGCGATAAACAGATTGTCCACTCCGGTCTCCATCGTTTCTTCGTCATGAAGCGGTCTGCCGGTTGTTTCATCGATCCCGATTCCCATTTCTTTCAGGAAGCGGTGATCCGGATGATAGCCGATCATGGCAAATACAAAGTCATTCGGAACAGTCAACCGGTCGCCCGCAACTGACAGGATGGCTTCGCTTTCTGTAATTCTCTCGACTTCCGAGCAGAAATGCATTCCGATTTCACCTTTTTGCACCAATCCGTCAAATTCAGGAAGGATCCATGGTTTCACACTGCTGGAATACTCTTCCCCGCGGTATGATACGGTCACACGCGCCCCGCTTTTATGGAGCTCGATTGCTGCGTCGACCGCGGAATTCTTACCGCCGATCACAAGGACATCCTGCTCAAAATACGGATGTCCCTCCTTGAAATAATGCTTGACCTTCGGCAGATCCGCCCCTTGCACCGGAAGTGGATTCGGATGATCGTAATAGCCGGTGGCAATGATCACATACGGCGTCCGGTAACTGCCTTTCGCCGTTTTGACGGTAAACAGACCGTCTGACTTCCGGACAGTCTGGACTTCTTCATACGCACGCACATCCAATGCTTTCCGCTTTACTACTTCTCGGTAATAGACAAGTGCCTGGCTGCGCTTCGGCTTCCGGTTTTCTGTGATAAACGGGATATCTCCAATCGACAAGCGCTCGCTCGTGCTAAAAAACGTCTGGTGGGTCGGATAATGATAAATTGCATTGACAATATTTCCTTTTTCAATAATGACCGGCTTCAGACCGATGTCCTGGACAGCGATCGCTGCCGCAAGTCCGCACGGGCCTCCGCCGATCACGATGGCATCTGCCGTCTCCATTCAATCAGCTCCTGTTTCTTGCATTATTTCTTTTATTATTCTGCGCCAGCAGCTTCAGTCGTCGGCCGGATGGTCAGCAGATGAAATTCCGCTTCAGCTCCGAGGCGCAACGGCAGCTGCGTCGTACCATAGCCGTTTGAAATAAGCCGGATGACGCCATTGGTCGTTTCAGTCTTCCCTTTTTCATAAAGCCCATATTTCCCCAGCCGGATTTGACCGCCATGGGTGTGGCCTGCAACCATAAGATGGACAGGATAACGGTTCTGAACATGATCAAAGATTTCCGGCGTATGGGACAGGAATATCACGGTATCCTGCTCATCAACACCCTTGAACGCTTCCTGTAATCCATTCCGTTTGAATGCAAAATAATCAAACGATATCAGTTTCAGGTGAGGATTTCCGAACAGATTGACTGATTCGTTCTCTAAAATGGTCACTCCTGTCTCGGCGAACATGCGCCGCAGTTTCTGTTCCCGCAGCTCTCTGTCATTATTGCCCCAGATGAAATATGCAGGAGCCATGGCTGCAAGCACTTCCAGATTGTGCCGAACCCGCTCAGGAGGCACTCCGCCTTCTGCCAGATCTCCGCCAATGATGATTATATCAGGCGTTCCTTCAGCAAATCCGGGCTGGAGTTTCCGCCGGTGGATATCTGAAATGAACAGCATCCGAAAAGGCTCAAACTGCCGGGGGGCCTTCAACTCAAAAACTTCATATTTCTGGGTGGCGTGAAACGCATTCCAGAACATACGGGCAAGGAGGCCCGTTCCGCCGGCAATGATTGTCAGCGCAATTCTCTTAAACATCTCTAATCTCTCCTAAGCAAAAAAAGGTAAAGCGTCGCTTTACCTTTTTACCTGTTAATCTTCAGTTATGTCAAGCACACGGAACCCGGCTTTGCCCAGTTCTTTCAGAAAACGGTCGATGTTGTTCTTTTTCTCAACTTTCAACACGATTCGCCGGACAAGCTTATCAGTCTCATCGAATGTAACAAGCGAGATGACCGACTCATGAAATTTATCGATGATATCGGCTAGCCGTGCAATCCGGCCTTCAGTTTCAGCGGAAGTAAATGAAATCCGGACCCCTTTCCGCTGATTGCCGAATGCGCTTTGCAGCTGGTTCATCACATCATAACGTGTCACAATTCCAAGGAATTCGGTTCCGTCAACCACTGCAATGATCGGAAAATTGTTCAATTTCAGAAGGGCTTCTTCGTATACCGCATTGACAGTCAAATGAACGTCCTGATTGACCAGAATATCTGCCGCCCGTACCGTCTTCAAGAACTCCTCTTTGTCCAGGCCGGATTCAAAATGCGCCCGGTATGCATGATACCAAGTGAAAATTCCTTTGTATTTATTTCCTTCAACTACCGGGAGGGCATCGATCTGATGCTTTTCCAGCAACTCGATTCCTTTTTGAACCGAATCAGCCGGCGAGAGCTTAAAACACTTCTCCCGCTTGACCATTACACTTTTCACAAACATCTAAATCGCCTCCAGTTATCACTGCTAGCCCATTGTCTGTCATGGATTGGTATTATTGTTTGCTGATTTTTTCAATTCGGCAGCACAAGCGTTTCACCAATCGACAGATCCGGTGTATTCATGCCGTTCGCCTGCATAATCCGGTCGACTGCTGTACTCGTGCCGTAATAACTGATTGCAATCCGGTAAAGTGTTTCACCTTTTTGAACAGTATGTATTTGCTGGGGCGCATCCGGTTCTTCAGGTTCCGGCTCCGCAGGTTTTTCCGGAGCAGGCTCTTCCGCCGGCTCCACTTCCTGCACAGCTTCAGGTTCCTCTTCCGTTATTTCTGCCGCCGGTTCAGCGGCTGGTTCTTCCGGCGCTTCCTCAGCAGGCTCTTCATCCGGAATAACAAGGGGCGTGATCGGTTTGGCATTTTCCTGAAAGCTTACCTCATTACTGCTGCTGACGCTGATTTGTTTTTCCTCGTCAGGGCTATAGATAACAGCGACGTACAAAAAGACAGCGAACACAGGAAGAAAGATAAAGACAAAAAACAAAACAGACAGAAGACGTCCGCCTCTGCTCGCCCCTGCATTTCGCTGCTCATGATTCGCTGCGGATCCTTTTCCAGCTTGCCGGCGGGCAGTCCGCGACGGCGATTTTTTAGTATCCATAGGCGTCGGCGGCTGATATCTGTCAATCGGTTTTCGGTACTTTCGGTTCCCCATCTATTTTGCTCCTATCTAATCTGATAGTTCTATTATGACGAAAAATATCCCGGTTGTAAATGCCAGCATAGTCAAAAAATTACGGCAGCAGTCTGCTTAGCCGCTGTTGCCAGTGCAAACTTTCCGATTCTTCCGACTCAGTTGTTCTCAACGGATATGGCTCATAATCAATGCCGCACCAGAGGCAGCAATTCTCTGGATGTTCCTGTAATTGCTGGTCAAAATATCCGAGAATATACGCCCGAAGACATTTTCCGCTCTCTGCAAGACCCGTCATACTGGCGGCTCTCATCAATTTATCTTCAGCCAGCCGTTCAATTTGAACAATGGTTTGTTCGGGTGTCATCCGGCCCAGCCAATATCGGATGACGCGGTAGGAAGTTTCCCGGACAATGCCGGCTTCCACTAAATCCACCCGGCCGGCACTGTCTGAAGCAACCGCTTCGATTTCATGCCGGGTCGGCAGCTCATCAATCAGCAGCGCCTGCATCAGCTTTTCATCACCGGGAGCCATCAGGAGTGTCGCCAGTGCCGGGAGCCCGTCCCGGCCAGCCCGACCGACTTCCTGTACGAATTCTTCAATTGCAGTCGGAATCTGAAAATGAATGACGTGCCGGACGTTCGGCACATGAATTCCCATGCCGAACGCATTCGTTGAGCAGACCCAATTGATTTCCCCGTTCTGGAATTGCTGCTGAATGAAGATCCGGTCCTGTTGTTCCATTCCGCCATGGTAGAAAGCTGCCGGCAGTCCGTTATCCGTCAGAATTCCGGCCAGTTCCTCCGCTTTCCGGCGGGTACCTGCATAGACAATACCGGGCCCTTCATACGTTTCAGCAAATGCCAGCAGCCATTCCCGTTTTTCTTCCCCGTCCCGGAAATTTTTTAAGTCATATGCGATATTTTTTCGGTCCATCGGATGGATATAGATGACCGGATCATCCAGCTGCAGGTAGTGCCGGATATCCTGTTCCACTTTTTTGGTCGCAGTCGCTGTAAGAGCGAGCACTTGCGGCGCACCGAGCGCCGGAAGCACTTCGGCAATCCGCAGGTAATCCGGGCGGAAATCGAATCCCCATTGCGAAATGCAATGTGCTTCATCCGCTACAACCAGGGCAATTGTGATTCGCTGCAATCGGCGGATCACTTGCGGTTGCAGCAGCATTTCAGGAGATATGAAAATGAACCGGTAGTCGCCGATCGCCTGCCAGATCTGCTCTTTTTCTTCCGCTTTTAAAAATGAATTAATCGCCACGACGCTTTTTTCACCCATTTTTTTCAGCTGGGCGACTTGATCCTGCATCAATGACAATAAAGGTGACACAATCAGCACACTGCCTGGGAGCACGTGACCGGGAAGCTGGTAACAGAGCGACTTGCCCATGCCGGTGGGGAGCAATGCCAGCACATCGCGGCCGTTCAGCACTTCGCTGATTATTTCCTTTTGCCCGGTACGGAAAGATCTGTAGCCGTATTTGTCTTCCAGCAATTGTTCAAGGTTCATGTTTCTCCCCCTTTCGCAGACAGCGCGAGCCGGATCTGAAAATAGCTCAAGTCCGGAAGCTGTTCTTTTATATCCCGCAAACGTTTTGTATCAGCTCCCCGGCTCACCGCGGATACCCGGTCATAATCTTCCCGCTTCATGAATTGCGTGACATCGAACGCCGGATCATTCATGGCCATTTCGACGAAATGATCTTCGATCGTGCTCGGTCTGAGCCGCCGGATCGCAGCGATCTCCTCCATCGAATGTCCTTCCTTAAACAGATGGATTGTCCGTCGTGTGGAATCGGTCAGCGCCGAACGCCGGATTACATCTTCAAGAAACGGAATCAGCAGCGGGTAATCACCATCACTGATTTCGTCAAGCCAGCTATGCAGAGTCTCAGTCGCTGCCAGTCGGACATCCATTTCCGAACAGCCGCGCTCTGCTGCCATCTGCTGCCACGTCTGACCGCTGATCCCATAGCCGGAAAACCGGCCTAACAGCACCGATTTCCCGTCATCGCCGGTCGCAGCGGCCCCTAAACTTCGTTCCATTTCTTCTTTGAACGCTTTATATGTTTCCGGTGCAGCATAGGTTGTATCCATCAGGTACTTCTTCACCCATTGCTGAATATCCGTCCGGTTCTGGACCGGGTCGAACACCCGGATGCCCTGATGCTTATGTGACAGCGTTTGAATAACCAGCGACAACCGGGCAAAAAAGAGCCGCTCCCGCCCCTGATACTTCCAGCCGTTAAAATGATGTTCGGGAAGCGCCAACTTCTCTCCTCCGGCCAATAGCCGGATCTGCTTGTCCGCTTCTCCGATAAAGCCGCTGTACCGCAGTGCGGCGACCGCTTCATCGTACTTTTCTTTTTTCAGCGCCGGCATGACACCAAAAAAAGGATGGAGGCTGAAATAACCGATATCCTGAATGGTCTGACCGGACTTTTTTCCTTTCAGCACGTGATAGGGCGCGGACACTGTCCGCTGCCCATTCAGCTTCTTCATTATGGCCAAGATCGCTTCTTCAAATGACAACTTCCGTCCCTCCAGACATCTATTGGTTGAAATGCTCAGTAAACATGATTAGAATAAATACGATAGCTCTGCGGAGCGTGTCCGGGGATTACTTAAAGGAGAGGATAGCTATGCCTAAATATACAATAGTTGATAAAGATACATGCATTGCATGTGGAGCGTGCGGTGCAGCTGCACCAGACATTTATGATTACGATGACGAAGGAATCGCCTTTGTTATCCTTGATGATAACATGGGGAATACCCCAGTGCCAGATGAACTCGAAGAAGACATGATGGATGCATTTGAGGGCTGTCCGACCGATTCCATCAAGGTGGAAGACGCTCCGTTTGACGGCGATCCGCTTAAATTTGAAGACTGATAGTCTGCCGGAAGCATGGTGCTTCCGGCTTTTCTTATGACCTGTCATAGCAACCCATACACTCAATAAAGAACAAGCAGAATAATGCCTGGACACTGATTATTCCCCAGCAAAAAAAGCCGGTTTCCCGGCTTTTTATATTTCTTCGTTATTGTTCATAAATTGTTCACTGACTGTATAACGCGCGCTGCTTTTCAATCCATGGCTGCATGCTTTTGAACAAGAGTATAACGGCCGCGGTCAGCAGGAGGCCTTTAATAACATTGAATGGCAAGATTCCGAGTACAACACTTTCAATAAGTGCGCTCCCTGTCATTTCCGGCATATTCAGAAAATACGTATACATCGGCAGGAAGACGTAAAAGTTTAGAATACTCATGCCGACAGCCATCGACAACGTGCCGGCTACAAGACCAAAACCAAGGCCGCGCAGACTGGACGCTTTCCGGTAGATTGCATAGACTGGCAGAATGAAAAGCAGACTCGTTGTAAAATTTGCCAAATGCCCGACCGGAACGCCTGTAGGGCTGCCGGATAGCAGCCAGTCCAGCACATTTTTGAATGCAGCAACCAGGATGCCGGCTGCCGGTCCCATCGTAATTGCAGCAATCAGCGCCGGCACATCACTGAAATCCACTTTCAGAAATGACGGCAACGCCGGAAGCGGAAAATTAAACAGCATCAGGATGAACGAAATGCTCGATAACATTCCAATGACCAGCATCGACTGCAGTTTCTTGTTTCTCATAATCCTCTCTCCTCACTTGATTCATCAAGAAGAAAGGCTCGAACTGTATCCGCCCAAAACAAAACCCTTAAGCTAAAACGCTTAAGGGAGAACAGGCACACTGAATTCAGCATGCCGGATTGGAAAAACGGCATACATCCGCACCTTCACCTTCTCCCATCCAGACTGTACTGTCGGCTTTGGAATCGCACCAAATCCTGCCTTGCGGCTCGCGGGCTGATGAAGCAGAACCTGCTCCAATTACCGCCGGTAGGGAATTGCACCCTGCCCCGAAGATGAATCGACTATTTTTTTAACCGCTTCCGCGGTGTAATTATCTTAATCTTAAATAAAAATGGAAGCCCTGTAAACAGAAATGCTTACAGGGCTTCCATTTTATTTTCAAACCTGCCGTCCGGCCGGACGGCAGCAGAACGGTTTTTGAAACTGCCCGAACTTTCATCATGGAATCCATAGCACTTTGTTCGGTGCAACCGGTGGTTCAAGCGGCAGTGAGAGATCATAATTCATCCAAGTGTCCTGCAACACATTCACCACCCTGACTTCATTGCCGAATGAGCCGGCTGTCAGTGCAAGGCTTTCAAAAAGTCTGGCGATTTCCGTCTCATCGAGAAGAGAAAGATCCAGCGGCTCAGCAAATGTGACAATCACTGTTCCCGCCTGTTCCTCTACTGCGTATGCAATGTCCTCCGGAATCGGAGATGCCAGCAGATCGCTCGGTGCTTCCTGAAGTGCGGTGAGCGCTTCAACAGCAGAACTATAGCCGGAGCCGTAATCCGGCGCCAAGTACATTTCCCCGTTTGCTGCCGTGAAGACAAAATAAGCTGCGCCTTCAACCCCGCCGGTTATCGGCTCCACAGGTCCGATCGGGTCAATTTCCGCCTGCTCACCTGTTTCTGTTATCACTTCAATCTGCTCGGCCTCCCGGAAGGTTTCCTGCAGACTCGCCATATAGACGGAAGCAGTGGCTGATGAAAGCCCGAACTCGTGATCAGCCGGCAGCTCATGCACGACTGTTCCGTCTTCTGATGCAATCGTGCCGGGATACGGATGATAATCATCGAATCCCAGCGCTTCTTCATCCACTTCAGCTGCAAAGGCATTATACAAGGCAGCAATTTCCGGCTCCGTGCCGTCGAGCAGCTCGGACGGAACAAGCACTGAAACCGGAACAACAAATGCTTCGGTTGTCAGTCCGAGTGACAGTAGTTCATAACCTTCCAAGTCTCCAGGATAGACGGCTGTGCGAACGTCCTCTGCCAATGGAGCCATTTCCGCACTTTCTGCCATTCCTTCTCCTTCAGCTGTCGCCGCTTCTTCAACTGCTTCCTCTTCCATTACAGCCTCTTCCTCAACGGCCGCTTCTTCACCGCCGTTATCGAGGGCAGCCTCTTCTTCCACAAGTTCCGCTTCTTCCATTCCGGCCGTTTCAAAATTGGTTTCCCGGCCGAGGAAAGAAGCCAACAGGATGCCCAAGGTCAGGAATGCCGCTGCCGCAACGACAGCGGGCATCCAATGCGTCTGCCTTTTTGGCGGTTTTGTTTCTCTTTGAAGCCGCCTTTGAACTTCTTCTTTCGGCCGGTGGTCTTCAATTTTCGGAAATTCCCGGAGCAGCTGTTCAATGCGATCGTCATCCCATTCATTATGTGCCATCCGAGCCACCCCTTTCGCCCGCGTTCATTTTTTCACGCAGCACTTTAATTCCCCGATGCTGGACGGTTTTCACTTTCCCTTCTGTCCAGCCGAGCGCTTCCGCGGTTTCCGCAATGGACAAATCCTGAAAAAAACGCAGGAGGATGACCATTTTCTGATCGCCTGTGCATTGATCCAGCATTTCATATAAATACTGTTTATCTTCGTTCAGTTCCGTCACTTCTTCCGGCATTCGTTCCGCAGAGACGAGTTGCTGTGTCTCCCAGTCAAAAAAATCCTGGGCGTGGCGTTTGCGCACTGCCATCTTTCTGAAATGGTCGATCGCGACATTTTTGGCAATCGAAAAA
Above is a genomic segment from Planococcus lenghuensis containing:
- the sigX gene encoding RNA polymerase sigma factor SigX, producing the protein MNDSVFHRLYDEYHQDVFQFLVYLVKNRHIAEDLMHEVYIRVFRAYDRFEGKSSEKTWLFSIAKNVAIDHFRKMAVRKRHAQDFFDWETQQLVSAERMPEEVTELNEDKQYLYEMLDQCTGDQKMVILLRFFQDLSIAETAEALGWTEGKVKTVQHRGIKVLREKMNAGERGGSDGT
- a CDS encoding metallophosphoesterase; translated protein: MFKRIALTIIAGGTGLLARMFWNAFHATQKYEVFELKAPRQFEPFRMLFISDIHRRKLQPGFAEGTPDIIIIGGDLAEGGVPPERVRHNLEVLAAMAPAYFIWGNNDRELREQKLRRMFAETGVTILENESVNLFGNPHLKLISFDYFAFKRNGLQEAFKGVDEQDTVIFLSHTPEIFDHVQNRYPVHLMVAGHTHGGQIRLGKYGLYEKGKTETTNGVIRLISNGYGTTQLPLRLGAEAEFHLLTIRPTTEAAGAE
- a CDS encoding CBS domain-containing protein, producing MFVKSVMVKREKCFKLSPADSVQKGIELLEKHQIDALPVVEGNKYKGIFTWYHAYRAHFESGLDKEEFLKTVRAADILVNQDVHLTVNAVYEEALLKLNNFPIIAVVDGTEFLGIVTRYDVMNQLQSAFGNQRKGVRISFTSAETEGRIARLADIIDKFHESVISLVTFDETDKLVRRIVLKVEKKNNIDRFLKELGKAGFRVLDITED
- a CDS encoding asparaginase, whose translation is MKKKILLIHTGGTISMHTQESSGAVMPGDQNPMMAEREKFEDHAEIFEEEVFNLPSPHITPAEMFSIRQLINSYRRIRDIDGVVITHGTDTLEETAYFLDLTLESELPVILTGAMRTSNEIGSDGVYNLISALRVAADPEAAGKGVLVVLNDEIHTAQNVTKTHSSNVSTFQSPQYGPIGIVTKNAVRFHHSPMRQEYYNVEAITKKVMLLKVFAGMDGDIVDSAIDLAYDGIVLEGLGQGNVPPALLPAVRRAISHDIPVVLVSRCFNGIAQAVYAYPGGGRMLQEEGVIVAHGLSGQKARLKLLIGLCNGSDIRRIFS
- a CDS encoding helix-turn-helix domain-containing protein, whose product is MSFEEAILAIMKKLNGQRTVSAPYHVLKGKKSGQTIQDIGYFSLHPFFGVMPALKKEKYDEAVAALRYSGFIGEADKQIRLLAGGEKLALPEHHFNGWKYQGRERLFFARLSLVIQTLSHKHQGIRVFDPVQNRTDIQQWVKKYLMDTTYAAPETYKAFKEEMERSLGAAATGDDGKSVLLGRFSGYGISGQTWQQMAAERGCSEMDVRLAATETLHSWLDEISDGDYPLLIPFLEDVIRRSALTDSTRRTIHLFKEGHSMEEIAAIRRLRPSTIEDHFVEMAMNDPAFDVTQFMKREDYDRVSAVSRGADTKRLRDIKEQLPDLSYFQIRLALSAKGGET
- a CDS encoding ECF transporter S component, whose translation is MRNKKLQSMLVIGMLSSISFILMLFNFPLPALPSFLKVDFSDVPALIAAITMGPAAGILVAAFKNVLDWLLSGSPTGVPVGHLANFTTSLLFILPVYAIYRKASSLRGLGFGLVAGTLSMAVGMSILNFYVFLPMYTYFLNMPEMTGSALIESVVLGILPFNVIKGLLLTAAVILLFKSMQPWIEKQRALYSQ
- a CDS encoding LysM peptidoglycan-binding domain-containing protein is translated as MGNRKYRKPIDRYQPPTPMDTKKSPSRTARRQAGKGSAANHEQRNAGASRGGRLLSVLFFVFIFLPVFAVFLYVAVIYSPDEEKQISVSSSNEVSFQENAKPITPLVIPDEEPAEEAPEEPAAEPAAEITEEEPEAVQEVEPAEEPAPEKPAEPEPEEPDAPQQIHTVQKGETLYRIAISYYGTSTAVDRIMQANGMNTPDLSIGETLVLPN
- a CDS encoding ferredoxin, encoding MPKYTIVDKDTCIACGACGAAAPDIYDYDDEGIAFVILDDNMGNTPVPDELEEDMMDAFEGCPTDSIKVEDAPFDGDPLKFED
- a CDS encoding YpdA family putative bacillithiol disulfide reductase, giving the protein METADAIVIGGGPCGLAAAIAVQDIGLKPVIIEKGNIVNAIYHYPTHQTFFSTSERLSIGDIPFITENRKPKRSQALVYYREVVKRKALDVRAYEEVQTVRKSDGLFTVKTAKGSYRTPYVIIATGYYDHPNPLPVQGADLPKVKHYFKEGHPYFEQDVLVIGGKNSAVDAAIELHKSGARVTVSYRGEEYSSSVKPWILPEFDGLVQKGEIGMHFCSEVERITESEAILSVAGDRLTVPNDFVFAMIGYHPDHRFLKEMGIGIDETTGRPLHDEETMETGVDNLFIAGVIAAGNNANEIFIENGRFHGGQIADAIARKRNLNES
- a CDS encoding RecQ family ATP-dependent DNA helicase — translated: MNLEQLLEDKYGYRSFRTGQKEIISEVLNGRDVLALLPTGMGKSLCYQLPGHVLPGSVLIVSPLLSLMQDQVAQLKKMGEKSVVAINSFLKAEEKEQIWQAIGDYRFIFISPEMLLQPQVIRRLQRITIALVVADEAHCISQWGFDFRPDYLRIAEVLPALGAPQVLALTATATKKVEQDIRHYLQLDDPVIYIHPMDRKNIAYDLKNFRDGEEKREWLLAFAETYEGPGIVYAGTRRKAEELAGILTDNGLPAAFYHGGMEQQDRIFIQQQFQNGEINWVCSTNAFGMGIHVPNVRHVIHFQIPTAIEEFVQEVGRAGRDGLPALATLLMAPGDEKLMQALLIDELPTRHEIEAVASDSAGRVDLVEAGIVRETSYRVIRYWLGRMTPEQTIVQIERLAEDKLMRAASMTGLAESGKCLRAYILGYFDQQLQEHPENCCLWCGIDYEPYPLRTTESEESESLHWQQRLSRLLP